In Acaryochloris marina S15, a single genomic region encodes these proteins:
- a CDS encoding trans-aconitate 2-methyltransferase yields MQSVGEQTYTQAVREGKYDLYVGNLFGKYDNVRTYWEDQLTRIALRPCLTHLVDRKREAGQKVRICDLGCGAGQGYQILTKIDRRDLDLGLQHQRVLNEDEISTYLGLDISQAMVEKGSVLFADKPQLQFAQADLREGLGKIKQEQPFDIYFSSYGSLSHLGRQDLVKLLTDVCEHGHDGSLIVLDLIGRYSIEWPDFWSAESESEKVRQYTMSYLYSETARQEIDIESFPLRFWAGSEVKQLADELAAATGTGLEVVNMMDRSILVGRHTDTHEYNPALKPIRRLINSLHEDYLRTDLGDLILDLDVPDHPQITPRLQQLMKSWNTLVEYCQHRLCHNFCLPELKGWNDFPKPLQFSLMTMDRVIADVGWMWYGDPRANIIEPQLGYALRTLEYDMQRGSGCGHGLVAILQLKK; encoded by the coding sequence ATGCAATCGGTCGGAGAACAAACCTATACCCAAGCAGTTAGAGAAGGTAAGTACGACCTTTACGTCGGTAACTTATTTGGCAAATACGATAATGTCCGCACCTACTGGGAAGATCAGCTGACCCGTATAGCTCTTCGCCCATGTCTCACCCACCTAGTCGATCGCAAACGCGAAGCTGGGCAAAAGGTTCGCATTTGCGATCTGGGTTGTGGTGCTGGGCAAGGTTACCAAATCTTGACCAAAATAGATCGCCGTGATCTAGATTTGGGCCTTCAGCATCAGCGAGTACTGAATGAAGATGAAATTTCCACCTATTTAGGACTGGATATCAGTCAGGCAATGGTGGAGAAAGGCTCAGTTCTGTTTGCCGACAAGCCCCAGTTGCAATTTGCCCAAGCAGACTTACGAGAGGGATTGGGCAAGATCAAGCAAGAACAGCCCTTTGATATTTATTTCTCATCCTACGGGTCTCTTTCTCACTTGGGGCGACAGGATTTAGTGAAGCTGCTAACCGATGTCTGTGAACATGGCCATGACGGTAGCCTCATCGTTCTTGATTTGATTGGGCGTTATTCGATTGAATGGCCGGATTTTTGGTCAGCAGAATCAGAGTCAGAAAAAGTACGTCAGTACACGATGAGTTATCTCTACTCGGAAACAGCCCGACAGGAAATTGATATTGAAAGTTTTCCACTCCGATTTTGGGCAGGCTCGGAAGTTAAACAATTAGCTGACGAATTGGCTGCTGCAACTGGAACAGGCTTGGAAGTTGTCAATATGATGGATCGCTCAATCCTCGTTGGCCGCCACACCGATACACACGAGTACAACCCCGCTCTCAAGCCTATTCGCCGCCTGATTAATTCCCTCCATGAAGACTACTTGCGTACCGACCTGGGAGATTTAATCTTAGATCTCGATGTTCCTGACCACCCTCAAATTACACCTCGGTTGCAACAGTTAATGAAATCTTGGAATACTTTAGTAGAGTATTGCCAACATCGGCTTTGCCATAACTTTTGTTTGCCAGAATTGAAAGGATGGAATGACTTTCCAAAACCACTACAGTTTTCATTGATGACGATGGATCGCGTGATAGCTGATGTGGGTTGGATGTGGTATGGAGATCCCCGTGCTAATATCATCGAACCGCAATTGGGTTATGCTTTGCGGACCCTAGAATATGATATGCAACGAGGGAGTGGTTGTGGCCACGGTTTAGTTGCAATTTTGCAGCTTAAAAAATGA
- the glsA gene encoding glutaminase A: MPDREGTIYTSEPDLMQHHHDSFAISVATVSGQVYSVGDWQVPFLIQSISKIFAYGLALEDWGRDAVLEKVDVEPTGDAYDSIIKLKSKTKRPYNPMINAGAIATTSLIKGKGPATRLNRLLEMYRRYVGHQVFVDTPTFISERMNGDRNWAISYLLRNFGMIDGDISQILDLYLQQCSVLLNCRDLAVMGATLANNGTHPITGEKAIQPDYVRDLLSVMYSCGMYDFAGEWVYQVGFPAKSGVGGGIIGVVPGKLGIAVFSPPLDERGNSIRGIKVCEELARRFQLHILGK; encoded by the coding sequence CTGCCTGATCGGGAGGGAACGATTTACACTAGCGAACCGGACTTGATGCAACACCATCACGATTCCTTTGCCATTAGTGTAGCAACGGTGTCAGGCCAGGTTTATTCCGTTGGAGATTGGCAGGTTCCTTTTTTAATTCAATCGATTTCCAAAATCTTTGCCTATGGCTTGGCTTTGGAAGACTGGGGACGGGATGCTGTTCTTGAGAAAGTAGATGTGGAGCCGACCGGAGATGCCTATGATTCGATTATTAAACTAAAAAGCAAAACTAAGCGACCCTACAATCCGATGATCAATGCCGGGGCCATTGCCACGACTAGTTTAATTAAAGGCAAGGGACCTGCGACTCGCCTGAATCGCCTGTTGGAGATGTATCGTCGTTACGTTGGCCACCAGGTGTTTGTCGATACGCCAACCTTCATCTCCGAACGGATGAACGGAGATCGCAACTGGGCTATTTCCTATCTATTACGTAATTTTGGCATGATTGATGGAGATATCAGCCAAATTCTTGACCTCTATCTTCAACAATGTTCGGTGCTACTCAACTGTCGCGATTTGGCTGTAATGGGGGCTACGCTGGCGAATAATGGCACTCATCCCATCACTGGGGAAAAAGCGATTCAGCCTGACTATGTACGTGATCTTCTCAGTGTTATGTATAGCTGTGGCATGTATGATTTTGCTGGTGAGTGGGTCTATCAAGTCGGATTCCCTGCCAAGAGCGGTGTGGGCGGTGGCATTATTGGGGTGGTTCCTGGGAAATTGGGTATTGCTGTTTTCTCACCTCCTCTGGATGAGCGAGGAAATAGTATTCGAGGTATTAAAGTTTGCGAAGAACTGGCGCGCCGTTTTCAGTTGCATATTCTCGGTAAATAG
- a CDS encoding ABC transporter ATP-binding protein: MIEVLELTKYYNNVSAVNAISFRVAEGETLGLIGTSGCGKTTTLKMLNRLVKPTSGRIAIGGKDIRQSPPEQLRQHIGYVIQNIGLFPHYTVADNIAVVPRLLRWKEKRIGQRAAELLEMVGLPPDQFAQRYPHELSGGQQQRVGLARALAANPPVVLLDEPFGALDQITRRQIQQEFKSLGSLLQKTMVLVTHDVFEAITLCDRICLMDQGEIQQIGTPKDLIFAGLNDFVRDFFQTNRFQLELQVTRLQDLLPWLPHSEDRESQVEVYQTSQSLLEVLEIAGASAAKASRIVMIDPDNQSRQITSCEDLLLAFYQYKKTFQVV, from the coding sequence ATGATTGAAGTCCTCGAACTAACCAAGTACTACAACAACGTTTCGGCCGTGAATGCGATCTCGTTCCGGGTTGCCGAAGGGGAAACGTTGGGCTTGATTGGCACGAGTGGTTGTGGCAAGACAACGACATTAAAGATGCTCAACCGCCTAGTTAAACCAACCTCTGGGCGTATTGCGATTGGTGGTAAGGACATCCGCCAGTCGCCGCCAGAACAGTTGCGTCAACATATTGGCTATGTAATTCAGAACATCGGCCTCTTCCCCCACTACACCGTTGCTGACAATATTGCCGTGGTACCTCGCTTGTTGCGATGGAAGGAAAAACGGATTGGTCAACGGGCCGCAGAATTACTGGAAATGGTCGGACTGCCTCCCGATCAGTTTGCTCAGCGCTATCCCCATGAACTTAGTGGAGGCCAGCAACAGCGGGTGGGTCTGGCCCGAGCCTTAGCTGCCAATCCTCCAGTCGTTCTCCTGGACGAACCTTTTGGGGCCCTAGATCAAATCACTCGCCGCCAGATCCAGCAGGAGTTCAAGAGTCTGGGGAGCTTGTTGCAGAAAACGATGGTTCTTGTCACCCATGATGTTTTTGAAGCCATCACCCTATGCGATCGCATTTGCCTGATGGACCAGGGTGAAATTCAACAGATTGGCACCCCAAAGGATCTAATCTTTGCCGGACTCAATGATTTTGTACGTGATTTCTTTCAAACCAATCGCTTTCAGTTGGAATTGCAAGTGACACGGTTACAGGACCTACTCCCTTGGCTACCCCATAGCGAAGATAGAGAAAGCCAAGTGGAAGTTTATCAAACGAGTCAAAGTTTACTAGAGGTACTAGAAATTGCAGGAGCCTCTGCAGCAAAGGCTTCTCGAATTGTGATGATTGATCCTGACAACCAGTCTCGGCAAATAACAAGTTGTGAGGATCTCTTACTAGCGTTCTATCAGTACAAAAAAACATTTCAAGTAGTCTGA
- a CDS encoding ABC transporter permease/substrate-binding protein, translating to MQLWQFFISHQQEILQQTLTHLVLAAISTTIAILIGVSTGLILTRYPKAANQVIGVVSVIQTIPSVALLGFLLPLLGIGSTPAIVALFLYALLPILRNTYTGIEEVDSSVTEAAKGMGMPNRQILLKVELPLAMPVIFAGIRTATVATVGIATLSALIGSGGLGTFIFRGIALNNVDMILAGAIPAAALAILLDFGLGLLQPRVLRLLKPILVSVTIVFLLLLSQIVFSSLRPQPLKAGFTSEFVERADGYPGLQQHYDLSLDSVELDPGLMYEAIREKKVDVVSGFTTDGRIDAYNLTVLEDDQQYFPPYYAAPLVRGATLRKYPQLQPALAKLAEALSDETMIKLNDRVDRLKEPSQKVVQDFLKQSGFKTTIDRQGKPDIVIGSKNFTEQYLLAEMMGIVIENSTDLDVELKTGLAGTKICFDALKKGAIDLYPEYTGTGLLVILQADETTLKNMGQDREEVFKYVQKVSKERHDVEWLASFGFNNSYALMMRTEDTKKLNITSISDLKRHLESL from the coding sequence ATGCAGCTTTGGCAATTTTTCATCAGTCACCAACAGGAGATTCTCCAACAAACTCTCACTCATTTAGTGTTGGCGGCCATTTCGACCACTATAGCTATTCTGATTGGGGTGAGTACAGGTTTAATCTTGACTCGCTATCCAAAAGCAGCGAATCAAGTGATTGGTGTTGTCAGCGTTATCCAAACTATTCCCAGTGTGGCCTTGTTGGGTTTTCTTTTGCCCCTATTAGGGATTGGCTCTACGCCTGCCATTGTCGCTCTATTCTTATATGCTCTGCTTCCGATTCTTCGCAATACCTATACGGGGATTGAGGAGGTGGATAGTTCGGTGACAGAGGCAGCTAAAGGTATGGGTATGCCGAACCGACAAATTTTGTTGAAGGTAGAATTGCCCCTCGCTATGCCCGTCATTTTTGCTGGGATTCGAACGGCAACAGTGGCAACAGTAGGCATTGCCACGCTCTCTGCTCTGATTGGTTCTGGGGGATTAGGAACCTTTATCTTTCGGGGAATTGCCCTCAACAACGTAGACATGATTTTGGCAGGGGCTATTCCTGCTGCGGCCTTGGCCATACTGTTGGATTTCGGTTTGGGTCTTCTACAGCCCAGGGTTTTACGATTACTCAAACCTATCTTGGTGAGTGTCACCATTGTTTTCCTGTTGTTGCTGTCCCAAATCGTTTTTTCAAGCCTGCGTCCTCAACCTCTCAAGGCAGGGTTTACCTCTGAATTTGTAGAACGTGCAGATGGTTATCCAGGTTTGCAACAGCACTATGATCTGAGCTTAGACTCGGTCGAACTTGATCCGGGTCTCATGTATGAAGCCATTCGGGAGAAAAAGGTAGATGTCGTCAGTGGCTTTACGACGGATGGCAGAATTGATGCGTATAATCTCACTGTCTTGGAAGATGACCAACAGTATTTTCCGCCCTACTATGCTGCGCCCCTAGTGCGGGGGGCAACCTTACGGAAGTATCCCCAATTGCAGCCTGCGTTAGCAAAATTAGCCGAAGCCTTGTCGGATGAAACGATGATCAAATTAAATGATCGGGTTGATCGGCTCAAGGAACCCTCTCAAAAAGTGGTACAGGATTTTCTCAAACAGTCAGGTTTCAAAACAACGATAGATCGCCAGGGAAAACCAGATATTGTCATTGGGTCTAAGAATTTTACTGAACAATATCTTCTAGCAGAAATGATGGGTATTGTAATTGAAAATTCAACTGACCTTGATGTGGAATTAAAAACTGGGTTAGCAGGTACAAAAATCTGTTTTGATGCTCTCAAGAAGGGCGCGATTGATCTTTATCCTGAGTATACTGGAACTGGTTTGTTGGTCATTTTACAAGCAGACGAAACAACCCTCAAAAACATGGGGCAAGATCGAGAAGAAGTATTCAAGTATGTTCAGAAGGTATCAAAAGAACGCCATGATGTAGAGTGGCTGGCGTCTTTCGGATTTAATAATAGTTATGCTTTAATGATGCGTACTGAAGATACTAAGAAACTGAATATTACATCTATCTCGGATTTAAAGCGCCATCTCGAATCACTTTAG
- a CDS encoding DUF6745 domain-containing protein, producing MSQIQFLTLEQEFLIDTYKKKWKKICLSTQPIEKIRAKAAVKGAYAVMGQQEPEVIFCTSPKSALEKIQAFTSNEETSQKNVGFSQEDIRKNFLWFFLKTACHIIQLNRKQKQSGTGPILELLTEVSKKPTNQLKNHIKNKLPKDLTTQDIVEQAFLGSSPLFDALGKQMALGGDPSLSKNLQGLQPENWQQSFSVTAAAVETQLAWLPGKKFLFRSWLVKMLQGTLIAKISGIEHPQLQEAFLCSLSSEEQKIVLENPLTITSDLGFNCSWLDFAISVLNYPHLSKKWAALQVLANHCGWIFAMDNVCIVCDRPTKILLDEANQLHGEGEPALQFADGFTIYAHHGTPLPKHYGNIHPNQWQAQWILDEKNTNLKKVLMQTIGAVRLCQELSLFEVDTQNNYTLFKIENSGPKETYILRKTRLGSDKIHAVFIPWHIKSLQSAMQYVSNHYSQEDFPITNN from the coding sequence ATGTCCCAAATACAGTTTTTGACGCTTGAACAAGAATTTTTGATTGACACATACAAAAAAAAATGGAAAAAAATTTGCTTGTCGACACAACCCATTGAGAAAATTCGAGCAAAAGCTGCAGTCAAAGGTGCTTACGCTGTCATGGGTCAGCAAGAACCTGAGGTCATCTTCTGTACTAGCCCTAAATCAGCACTAGAGAAAATTCAAGCATTTACATCCAATGAAGAAACCTCTCAAAAGAATGTTGGATTCTCACAAGAAGATATCAGAAAAAACTTCTTATGGTTTTTCCTCAAGACAGCATGTCACATTATTCAACTCAACCGAAAACAGAAACAGTCAGGCACTGGGCCAATTCTAGAGTTACTAACTGAAGTTTCTAAGAAACCAACAAATCAACTCAAAAATCATATTAAAAATAAACTGCCTAAAGACTTAACTACACAAGATATTGTGGAACAGGCATTTCTAGGTTCTTCGCCACTGTTTGATGCCTTAGGTAAGCAAATGGCTCTTGGAGGAGACCCCAGCCTCTCAAAAAATCTTCAAGGACTGCAGCCGGAAAATTGGCAGCAGTCATTCAGTGTGACAGCTGCCGCTGTCGAGACCCAGCTAGCCTGGTTACCAGGGAAAAAATTCCTCTTTCGATCTTGGCTTGTAAAGATGCTGCAGGGGACCCTGATAGCAAAAATCTCTGGAATAGAACATCCGCAATTACAAGAGGCTTTTCTTTGTTCTTTATCGTCCGAAGAGCAAAAAATTGTTTTAGAGAACCCTCTTACCATTACCTCAGACCTAGGATTTAATTGTTCTTGGCTCGATTTTGCTATTTCGGTTCTAAATTATCCACATTTATCCAAAAAATGGGCTGCTTTACAAGTTCTTGCAAATCACTGCGGATGGATTTTTGCGATGGATAATGTCTGTATCGTTTGCGATCGCCCGACAAAGATCCTTCTGGATGAAGCTAATCAGCTTCATGGTGAGGGTGAACCTGCACTTCAATTTGCAGATGGATTTACAATATATGCCCATCATGGGACACCTCTACCAAAACATTACGGAAATATCCATCCTAATCAATGGCAAGCTCAATGGATTTTAGATGAAAAAAACACAAACTTAAAAAAAGTTCTAATGCAGACAATTGGAGCGGTACGTTTATGCCAAGAACTCTCTCTCTTCGAGGTAGATACTCAAAATAATTACACTCTTTTTAAGATCGAAAACTCAGGCCCTAAAGAGACCTATATTTTGAGAAAAACTAGGTTAGGTTCTGACAAGATTCATGCTGTATTTATACCTTGGCATATAAAATCATTACAATCAGCCATGCAATATGTTAGCAACCACTATTCTCAGGAAGATTTTCCAATTACAAATAATTAA
- a CDS encoding MIP/aquaporin family protein has translation MKTETAIDRKSTTMLKSLQNHWPNYLIEAWGLGTFMVSAGVFATLLYASNSPLAFSHPLWRDVVMGLGMGGTAMGIIYSPWGKRSGAHINPAVTLTFFRLQKITAWDALFYILAQFVGALVGVLLVTLVLGVPFQQPPVNYVVTVPGQWGWPAALVTEVTISFVLMTMVLWVSNTPRLAKLTGCFSGILVTLYVIFSAPISGFGMNPARTFGSALPAQTWTAFWIYYLAPPLGMLLAAELYQRISKVRARSICSKLCPNGDTFCISPICCGECDKLIRPWRQKVESTS, from the coding sequence ATGAAAACGGAGACAGCAATTGATCGCAAAAGCACTACTATGCTCAAAAGCCTTCAAAACCATTGGCCGAACTATTTAATCGAAGCCTGGGGATTAGGGACTTTCATGGTGTCAGCCGGGGTGTTTGCAACACTTCTCTACGCCTCAAATTCACCACTTGCCTTTTCCCATCCCCTATGGCGAGATGTTGTGATGGGTCTTGGCATGGGCGGGACAGCTATGGGCATTATCTACTCGCCCTGGGGCAAGCGATCGGGGGCACATATCAATCCGGCAGTAACCCTGACATTTTTCCGACTTCAAAAAATTACAGCCTGGGATGCATTATTCTATATTCTTGCTCAGTTTGTCGGGGCACTCGTCGGGGTCTTGTTAGTGACCCTTGTCCTAGGAGTTCCGTTTCAACAGCCTCCGGTCAATTATGTGGTAACAGTACCTGGGCAATGGGGATGGCCTGCAGCACTGGTCACGGAGGTTACAATTTCCTTTGTTTTAATGACGATGGTGCTCTGGGTGAGCAACACACCTCGGTTGGCAAAGCTGACAGGATGTTTCTCAGGCATCCTCGTGACCCTCTACGTTATTTTTTCTGCACCCATTTCTGGCTTTGGCATGAATCCAGCTCGTACCTTTGGCTCAGCACTGCCTGCCCAAACCTGGACTGCATTTTGGATCTACTATTTGGCTCCACCTTTAGGGATGCTGCTAGCGGCAGAACTCTATCAGAGAATTTCGAAGGTTCGAGCTCGTTCCATCTGCAGTAAACTATGCCCCAACGGGGATACGTTCTGTATCAGTCCAATCTGTTGTGGTGAATGTGATAAGTTGATTCGGCCCTGGCGACAGAAGGTTGAATCAACCTCCTAA
- a CDS encoding MGH1-like glycoside hydrolase domain-containing protein: MTTPEEQRLLENHDGRRPGKDHRQSHWKRWGPYLSERQWGTVREDYSAYGEAWDYFSHDQARSRAYRWGEDGLLGISDDHQRLCFALSLWNGEDPILKERLYGLTGSQGNHGEDVKEYYFYLDSTPTHSYMKGLYKYPQAAFPYEWLESENRRRGRGDPEFELLDTGVFEGDRYFDVGVEYAKASPEDILIRISVTNHGPETKTLHLLPTLWFRNTWTWDKGTSAPSLKAVNQYTAQASHPELGERWWTCPGATELLFTQNETNFERLFQVDNSQPYVKDGIHNYIVQGHKQAINPEQVGTKAAAYYPLTLESGETQVVHLRLSDRPEHDGSDFEQVFCDRISEADEFYATVTPNCLTADLCNIQRQAFAGMLWTKQYYHFIVEDWLKGDANNPPPPETHQQGRNHQWKHLHSDDIISMPDKWEYPWFAAWDLAFHTIPIALVDSEFAKNQLDIMTREWYMHPNGQLPAYEWAFGDVNPPVHAWATWRVYKIEQKRKGKGDRQFLERVFQKLMLNFTWWVNRKDVEGNNVFEGGFLGLDNIGVFDRSSPLPTGGFIEQADGTSWMGMYCLNMLAIALELAQENPVYEDMATKFFEHFLYIAEAMNHVGGDGTQLWDEEDGFFYDVLHLPNNDRLPLKVRSMVGLIPLFAATVLEPDMLAKVPAFKERLEWFIEHRTDLKQNVACMETQGTEARRLLALCYLTPGRMVPSDRFRRILSRLLDEQEFFSDYGIRALSRHHVDHPYIFYVDGQEHRVDYEPAESSSGLFGGNSNWRGPVWFPVNYLLIESLQKFHHYVGDDFKVECPTGSGNLMTLWEVAAEISRRLMRIFTQESSGHRPVYGATETFQSNPQWKNYIQFYEYFHGDNGAGIGASHQTGWTGLIAKLIQQTGETMGEDL, from the coding sequence ATGACTACTCCCGAAGAACAACGACTACTAGAAAATCACGATGGCCGCAGACCAGGGAAAGACCATCGCCAGTCTCATTGGAAACGTTGGGGACCTTACCTTAGCGAGCGTCAATGGGGCACCGTCCGTGAGGACTATAGTGCCTATGGCGAAGCCTGGGATTATTTCTCTCATGATCAGGCCCGATCAAGGGCCTATCGATGGGGTGAAGATGGCCTGTTAGGCATCTCTGATGACCATCAGCGTTTGTGTTTTGCTCTATCCCTATGGAATGGGGAAGACCCTATTTTGAAGGAGCGTTTGTATGGCTTGACGGGCAGCCAGGGAAATCATGGCGAAGATGTTAAAGAATACTACTTCTACCTAGATAGCACTCCGACTCATTCCTATATGAAAGGGCTATATAAATATCCCCAGGCGGCATTTCCCTACGAATGGTTGGAGTCGGAAAATCGTCGCCGGGGTCGAGGGGATCCAGAATTTGAGCTGCTGGATACAGGAGTATTTGAGGGCGATCGCTACTTTGATGTCGGGGTGGAGTATGCCAAAGCATCGCCCGAGGACATTCTGATTCGGATCAGCGTTACCAATCATGGCCCTGAGACAAAAACGCTGCACCTACTGCCAACTCTCTGGTTTCGTAATACCTGGACCTGGGACAAAGGAACTTCAGCACCTTCCTTAAAGGCGGTTAATCAGTATACAGCTCAGGCATCTCACCCTGAATTAGGGGAACGGTGGTGGACCTGTCCAGGGGCAACTGAACTGCTCTTCACCCAGAACGAAACGAATTTTGAGCGGCTGTTCCAGGTTGATAATTCGCAACCCTATGTCAAAGATGGGATTCATAACTACATTGTCCAGGGTCATAAACAGGCCATCAATCCTGAGCAAGTCGGCACCAAAGCGGCTGCGTATTATCCCTTGACTCTGGAGTCTGGGGAAACTCAGGTGGTTCATCTGCGGCTCAGTGATCGGCCCGAGCATGACGGGTCTGATTTTGAGCAAGTGTTTTGCGATCGCATCTCCGAAGCCGACGAATTCTATGCCACTGTCACCCCGAACTGTCTAACAGCAGATCTGTGTAATATCCAGAGACAGGCCTTTGCAGGCATGTTATGGACCAAGCAGTACTACCACTTTATTGTCGAGGACTGGCTCAAAGGAGATGCCAACAATCCGCCGCCACCTGAGACTCATCAGCAGGGGCGCAATCATCAATGGAAACATCTCCACTCTGACGACATTATCTCCATGCCAGACAAGTGGGAATATCCCTGGTTTGCAGCCTGGGACTTGGCCTTCCATACCATTCCTATCGCATTAGTGGATTCGGAGTTTGCCAAAAACCAGCTCGATATTATGACGCGAGAATGGTACATGCACCCCAATGGTCAGCTCCCGGCCTATGAGTGGGCTTTTGGGGATGTCAATCCCCCGGTCCATGCCTGGGCAACTTGGCGGGTATACAAAATTGAGCAAAAAAGAAAGGGGAAAGGCGATCGCCAGTTTCTGGAGCGAGTTTTTCAGAAACTGATGCTGAACTTCACCTGGTGGGTAAACCGGAAAGATGTCGAAGGCAATAACGTCTTTGAAGGTGGGTTCCTCGGGTTAGATAATATTGGGGTCTTTGACCGCAGTTCCCCCTTACCAACAGGTGGCTTTATTGAGCAAGCAGATGGCACCAGTTGGATGGGCATGTATTGCCTAAATATGCTGGCCATCGCCCTGGAGCTAGCCCAAGAGAACCCAGTGTATGAGGACATGGCAACCAAATTTTTTGAGCATTTTCTCTATATTGCAGAGGCGATGAACCATGTGGGTGGGGATGGCACCCAGCTTTGGGATGAAGAAGATGGCTTTTTCTATGACGTCTTGCACTTACCGAATAACGATCGGCTCCCCCTCAAAGTGAGATCCATGGTGGGCCTGATTCCACTATTTGCGGCGACCGTTCTAGAGCCTGATATGTTGGCCAAAGTACCTGCCTTCAAAGAGCGCTTAGAGTGGTTTATTGAGCATCGCACCGACCTCAAACAGAACGTCGCCTGTATGGAGACCCAAGGCACGGAAGCGCGCCGGTTATTAGCACTGTGTTATTTGACCCCCGGCCGGATGGTGCCATCCGACCGGTTTCGTCGTATTCTCAGTCGTCTGCTGGATGAACAGGAATTTTTCAGTGACTATGGGATTCGAGCCTTGTCTCGTCACCATGTAGATCATCCTTATATTTTTTATGTGGATGGGCAAGAACATCGCGTTGATTATGAACCCGCAGAATCCAGCAGTGGCTTGTTTGGGGGGAATTCAAACTGGCGGGGTCCAGTCTGGTTTCCAGTCAATTATTTGCTGATTGAATCTCTACAAAAATTTCATCACTACGTTGGGGATGATTTCAAAGTGGAATGCCCAACAGGGTCTGGCAACCTGATGACCTTATGGGAGGTAGCCGCTGAAATTTCTCGGCGGTTGATGCGGATTTTCACCCAGGAATCATCTGGACATCGTCCGGTCTATGGTGCAACGGAAACTTTCCAGTCCAATCCCCAATGGAAGAACTACATCCAGTTTTATGAATACTTCCATGGAGATAACGGCGCTGGGATTGGAGCCAGCCACCAAACGGGTTGGACGGGGTTAATTGCCAAGTTAATCCAGCAGACGGGAGAAACAATGGGTGAAGACCTGTAA